A window of Chryseobacterium aquaeductus genomic DNA:
GTAAATTCTAAAAATTAAACTCTTCTTCTTTTTGGTGGTCTACATCCATTGTGCGGCATAGGAGTAACGTCAATAATTTCGCTCACCTCGATACCTGAATTGTGAATCGTTCTGATAGCAGATTCTCTACCTGCACCAGGACCTTTCACATACACCTTTACTCTTCTTAAACCAGCTTCGTGAGCTACGTTTGAGCAATTTTCTGCTGCCATCTGAGCAGCAAAAGGAGTGTTCTTTTTAGAACCTCTGAAACCCATTTTACCGGCAGATGCCCAAGAGATAACTTCTCCGCTTTTATTTGTTAAAGAAATGATGATGTTATTGAAAGAAGCTTGAATATGTGCTTCACCAATAGCTTCAACTTTTACTTTTCTTTTTTTAACTACTTTACTTTGTTTTGCCATAATTCCTAACGATTATTTACTTGCTTTTTTCTTGTTAGCAACTGTTTTTCTCTTTCCTTTACGGGTTCTCGAGTTGTTTTTCGTTCTCTGGCCTCTTAAAGGTAGTCCTAGTCTATGACGTATTCCTCGTTGGCATCCTATGTCCATTAATCGCTTAATGTTCAATTGCACTTCAGATCTAAGCTCACCTTCTACTTTAATGTTTTCAGTGATGTAATTTCTGATTGCAGCCAATTCATCGTCATTCCATTCGTTGACTTTCTTGTCTTCGCTGATACCGGCAGCTTTTAGGATTTCAGAAGATGTACTTCTTCCTACTCCATAGATGTAAGTTAAACCGATAACACCTCTTTTGTTTTTTGGTAAATCAATACCTGAAATTCTCGCCATAATTTAGCCTTGTCTTTGTTTAAATTTTGGGTTCTTCTTGTTGATTACAAATAGAACGCCTTTTCTGCGAACGATTTTGCAATCAGCACTTCTTTTTTTAATTGATGCTCTAACTTTCATTTGATATATTATAATCTTTTAATAAGGACAAATGGAATCTTCGATTTCATTTGAAATATAATTATTTTTTTACACTGAATAAAGCAGTCTGAGACTTCGATACTTAGTATTTATTTTTTAACAATAGCCAAATGGAGATCAATAAGATTCCATTTGGCATTTGTTTAATATCTAAATGTAATTCTCCCTTTTGATAAATCGTAAGGAGACATTTCAAGTTTTACCTTATCTCCAGGTAAAAGTTTTATATAATGCATTCTCATTTTACCAGAAATATGAGCGATAAGTATATGCCCATTTTCTAGCTCTACACGGAACTGGGCGTTCGAAAGTGCTTCCGTAATAACGCCATCCTGTTCAATATGTTTCTGTTTTGCCATAAATTAATATCCAGTCGATCTTGATAGTTTAGACTGCATTAAGCCATCATAATGATGATTCAGCAGATAAGTGTTAATCTGTTGAACAGTATCTAATACCACCCCAACCATAATTAGCAACGATGTTCCCCCAAAAAATAAGGCGAACGCATCTGTCTGAACAAGACTCCCATGCACTATTGCTGGAAGGACTGCAAAGATAGATAAAAATATTGCACCCGGCAAGGTAATTTTTGATAAAATGTCATCTAAGTAATCAGCTGTCTCTTTACCAGGTCTCACCTTCGGTACCAAACCTCCGTTTCTCTTTAAATCATCAGCCATTTGGTTCACCGGAATTGTAATTGCGGTATAGAAAAATGAAAAGATAATAATTAATAGTGCGAACAATACATTGTACTGCCAGCTAAAAACATTCTTGAAGCCTGCAAGAAAAGTATTGGACTCATCAAATTTTGTCAATAAGCCAGGTACAAACATTAATGCTTGCGCAAAAATGATTGGCATAACCCCAGCCGCATTTACTTTCAATGGTATCCACTGTCTTGCTCCCTGCATAAGATTCTTATTTACACCTCCTCTTGCTTGAGCTCTGCTTACATATTGGATAGGAATTTTCCTTACAGCAACAGATAAAACTACTGCTAAAAGAACAACCAACATCCAAAATATCACTTCGATAAGGATCATGATAGAACCTAATCCTCCTTTTCCATTTTGTACTGCTACTTCCTGCACGAATGCTTCTGGTAATCTAGATAAAATACCTACCATAATAAGGATAGAAATACCATTTCCAATACCTTTATCGGTTATTTTTTCACCTAGCCACATTGCAAATACAGAACCACCTACCAAGATTACAATACTTGGTAACCAGAACATAATAGAATTTGGGTCTACAAGATATGCAGACTGGAACTGAGCGTACGGTAAGAATAATTGAGTAATAGAAGTTAAGTAAGAAGGCGCCTGTACAAGACAAACCCCAATTGTTAACCATCTAGTAATTTGATTCAATGTATTTCTACCAGATTCTCCATCCTTTTGAAGTTTCTGTAGATAAGGAATTGCCATCCCCATCAACTGAACGATAATAGAAGCCGAAATATAAGGCATGATACCCAACGCCATCACGGAAGCATGGCTGAACGCCCCTCCCGTAAACGACGAAAGCAAGCCAAGGAGACCTGCTCCTTGCTTGTTACCGCCTTGATCTTTATAATGCTCTAAGAGATCTCCTACTTCTGCAAGGTTAATTGCAGGTAAAGAGATGAAAGATGCGAATCTATACACAAGGATAATACCTAAAGTAAAGAGAATTTTATCTCTTAATTCTTTAAGGCTCCAAATATTCTTAAGGGTTTGTATAAATTCTTTCATTAGTAATATTATAAGGTAATTGCTTTTCCACCCGCTTTAGAAATAAGTTCTTCAGCAGATTTAGTGAATTTGTCTGCAGAGATCGAAACCGAAGATTTCAATTCTCCTCTACCCATAATTTTCACTATTTCTTTCTTATTAGCCAACCCGTTTTCCACCAAAACTTCTTTAGTAATATCTCCTGTTAAAGATTTAGTATCAATTAAGTTTTGAATATCATCCAAGTTTATAGCTCTATATTCTTTTCTGTTTACATTTTTGAAACCGAACTTAGGTAATCTTCTTTGCAAAGGCATTTGACCCCCTTCGAAACCTATTTTCTGAGAATAACCAGCTCTTGCCTGCTGACCATTGTGACCTTTCCCAGCTGTACCACCTTTTCCACTACCTTGTCCTCTACCAATTCTTTTTGAACTAAAAGTAGAACCTGCTGCAGGTCTTATGTT
This region includes:
- the secY gene encoding preprotein translocase subunit SecY, encoding MKEFIQTLKNIWSLKELRDKILFTLGIILVYRFASFISLPAINLAEVGDLLEHYKDQGGNKQGAGLLGLLSSFTGGAFSHASVMALGIMPYISASIIVQLMGMAIPYLQKLQKDGESGRNTLNQITRWLTIGVCLVQAPSYLTSITQLFLPYAQFQSAYLVDPNSIMFWLPSIVILVGGSVFAMWLGEKITDKGIGNGISILIMVGILSRLPEAFVQEVAVQNGKGGLGSIMILIEVIFWMLVVLLAVVLSVAVRKIPIQYVSRAQARGGVNKNLMQGARQWIPLKVNAAGVMPIIFAQALMFVPGLLTKFDESNTFLAGFKNVFSWQYNVLFALLIIIFSFFYTAITIPVNQMADDLKRNGGLVPKVRPGKETADYLDDILSKITLPGAIFLSIFAVLPAIVHGSLVQTDAFALFFGGTSLLIMVGVVLDTVQQINTYLLNHHYDGLMQSKLSRSTGY
- the rpsK gene encoding 30S ribosomal protein S11, with the translated sequence MAKQSKVVKKRKVKVEAIGEAHIQASFNNIIISLTNKSGEVISWASAGKMGFRGSKKNTPFAAQMAAENCSNVAHEAGLRRVKVYVKGPGAGRESAIRTIHNSGIEVSEIIDVTPMPHNGCRPPKRRRV
- the infA gene encoding translation initiation factor IF-1 → MAKQKHIEQDGVITEALSNAQFRVELENGHILIAHISGKMRMHYIKLLPGDKVKLEMSPYDLSKGRITFRY
- the rpmJ gene encoding 50S ribosomal protein L36, translated to MKVRASIKKRSADCKIVRRKGVLFVINKKNPKFKQRQG
- the rplO gene encoding 50S ribosomal protein L15, translated to MNLNNIRPAAGSTFSSKRIGRGQGSGKGGTAGKGHNGQQARAGYSQKIGFEGGQMPLQRRLPKFGFKNVNRKEYRAINLDDIQNLIDTKSLTGDITKEVLVENGLANKKEIVKIMGRGELKSSVSISADKFTKSAEELISKAGGKAITL
- the rpsM gene encoding 30S ribosomal protein S13, which codes for MARISGIDLPKNKRGVIGLTYIYGVGRSTSSEILKAAGISEDKKVNEWNDDELAAIRNYITENIKVEGELRSEVQLNIKRLMDIGCQRGIRHRLGLPLRGQRTKNNSRTRKGKRKTVANKKKASK